Genomic segment of Kingella negevensis:
GAAACAGGCGTTGGCGGCGAAAGGCATCGACAGCGAAATGGCGCGTGAATTTTTGCCCGATTCAGAAACGGAATTAGCCAACGCGAAAGAAGTCTTACGCAAAAAATTCAAGCAACCTGCGGCGGATTTTGCGGAAAAACAGAAACAAATGCGGTTTTTGTTGTATCGCGGATTTGGTATGGATACGGTTCAGGCTGCGATTCGTAGGGCTTGGGCTGAAGACGATGGCTTTGAGTAAGAAAAAACTCCCTTGAAAACAAGGGAGTTTTTTTGCGCCGTTATTTGGCTTTTTTGAGCAACCATTGCCATTGGTTTTTCAAAGTGTCGCTGATGGCTTTTTGCTTCTCTTCTGGCGAGCTTGCACCTGCGGTAAGTTGCTGATAGTCCAAACTGATGGTTGGTTTTTTCACATCGCCATTCACGCGAATGGGCAGAGGCGTATCGCCGCCAGCACCTTGGAAAACAATACGCTCGTTTACTGTTTCTTTCAGCAAATTCAGTTCGCCTTGGCTTTGCATGTTGGCAGCAGGCTGCGTTAATTCGGCGTTGGCTTGGTGTTTGCTGATGCCGTTTTTGATTTCAGACTGCGACACAAAGTGCGAGAACGGCATGGATTGGGCTTCTTCGCTGTCTTTGTCTTTCAGAATATTGCCTGTGAGCAAACTTTGCACGCGAGCCAAGTTAATCCCAGACCATTCTCCGTCTTTCACGTCTAGCGAGACTTTGCCGTTAGTGTTTTGAATCAGCTCATCGTGCGTGTTGCCTGCTGCGCTGAGTGTGAAATCGGCTGTGCCTTTGCCACTCAAGCTGCCGATGCCAAACATGTCTTGCAATAATGGACGGATTTCCACGTCTGTGGCGGTTTGTTTCAGGCTGTATTTGAGCGGTGTTTGGTTGCTGATTTTCAGGCTGCCTGTGCTGTGTCCATTGTATAAATCGGCAGAGAGGGGGTTTAGCTCAATTTGTTTTTCATTGGCTTTCACATCGGCGTGAAAATTATCCATTTGTGCGGTTGGCGTTTCCAGTGTGCCGATGTCCCACGCCATTTTGACGTTGAGTTTGGGGCTTGGGAAGGGTAATTGAGTGGGCGTGCTGACGCTACTCAAATAGTTGTTTAATGATAATTTGGCAAGTTTCAGGCTGCCTGAAACGTTGTTTTTCTTGCGTTCAATGTTGAAGGTAACAGGTTGGCGGTCAAACACGCCTTCTGCGTTCAGTTGCCATTCGGTGAGCGATGGTGCATTGAAACTGCCTTCCCATTCACTGGCAAAGCGGACTTTGGTTGGGTCTTGGATTGGGGTGTATAAGCTGCTGAACTTGGCGTTGTGTAGCTGCAAACCGTTTGCCATTGACCAAACGGCGTTGGTTTTTAAATTGGTGTCAAAG
This window contains:
- the recX gene encoding recombination regulator RecX, producing the protein MREPKSLRARAMDILSRREVSRLELQRKLAPYAEDEDELNQVLAEFAERNWQSDERFTEAFVNSKSRKHGALRLKQALAAKGIDSEMAREFLPDSETELANAKEVLRKKFKQPAADFAEKQKQMRFLLYRGFGMDTVQAAIRRAWAEDDGFE
- a CDS encoding AsmA family protein translates to MQFYSHKSHHFPDFSRKLVVAIIIAGGVYLGGYAALYRVSQHHELNKKAQTLLAGTNRTFTLDSNISRQLFPRPTIILRNVKLSEVNSSETALAVDEIRVGVAWSSLFSNPTVEKLVFERAKGQITRQINQPWSISDLWKTRGERKIQFNRVQINNSELIIKDEQMGELKFDNVNLMMSRNGEMLPYVLTANANSNYWESLNLTASGNAQSSQDSLKLPDLKIKFNGKENSYTFSGSLKTKAAWQEQDFIAENTHIEAISKRYDSTLNLNIGSLKSRYGDATLGNINAVFTAPSNPYTPTGTLTANQATWRDYRFYSDELNLKINTHHQENDHFDTNLKTNAVWSMANGLQLHNAKFSSLYTPIQDPTKVRFASEWEGSFNAPSLTEWQLNAEGVFDRQPVTFNIERKKNNVSGSLKLAKLSLNNYLSSVSTPTQLPFPSPKLNVKMAWDIGTLETPTAQMDNFHADVKANEKQIELNPLSADLYNGHSTGSLKISNQTPLKYSLKQTATDVEIRPLLQDMFGIGSLSGKGTADFTLSAAGNTHDELIQNTNGKVSLDVKDGEWSGINLARVQSLLTGNILKDKDSEEAQSMPFSHFVSQSEIKNGISKHQANAELTQPAANMQSQGELNLLKETVNERIVFQGAGGDTPLPIRVNGDVKKPTISLDYQQLTAGASSPEEKQKAISDTLKNQWQWLLKKAK